The genomic DNA AACGAATAATAATCTCTTGGGGGTAGTGGTCATAATTCCTGTTCATAAGGAAACTGTTGGTCAGGATAATTCCTCAAATATGCGGCTCATACGAATCTGAGCAGGTTTGTCGCGCTCCTTCACCTTCTGCATATCCGCCAGCAGACTGACTTCACGGGCGATAAAGTCGGTATCCAGGTCGCCTGAAACGAAGCGGGGATTTTCCATAATCGCCTTGTGCAGTGTCAGATTAGTATCCACACCGACGATGATATATTCACTGAGCGCCCGACGCATTCGTTTGATTGCTTCATTACGATCAATGCCCCATGCCACGAGCTTGCTGATCATGGGGTGATAGCAGTCGGGAATATCATAGCCCTGGTGAACTCCGGAATCCACCCGGATACCAACGCCGCCGGGAGAACGGTACCCGGAAATCTTGCCCGGTGAGGGCATGAAGTTGCGCAATGGGTCCTCGGCGTTGACCCGGCACTCGATAGCCCATCCATAGTGTTTGATATCCTCTTGTTTGACGGATAAGTCCAAACCGGTAGCAATATTGATCTGTTCTTTAACCAGGTCAATCCCGGTGGTCATTTCGGTAACAGCGTGTTCTACCTGAATGCGGGCATTGACTTCCAGAAAATAGTAGCGCCCTTCCGAGAAAATAAACTCAATGGTTCCAGCACCCACATAACCGATACTCCGGGCCAGGTTGACGGCAGCCGTCCCCATTTGCTCGCGTAACTCAACGGACAATGCGGTGGAGGGTGCTTCCTCAATCACCTTGGAATGGAACCGCTGAATGGAGCATTCACGTTCACCCAGATGCACTACGTTACCCTTGGTATCTGCGAGGATCTGAAATTCAATATGCCGGGGTTTTTCAATGTATTTTTCAATATAAACGCTGGAGACCCCGAAGTATTTTTTTGCCATTTCCGGGGAAGAACTCAGCGCGCGCTGCAGGTCATTATCGTTGCGGGCGATGACCATGCCGATTCCGCCACCGCCGCCGGCCGGTTTGACGATCAGCGGGTAGCCGATATCGCCCAATTCGTCCTGAAGAACGGAAAAGTCAGCCGGGCATTCGCCGGTCCCCGGAATGACCGGTACTCCCGCCTTAACGGCCTCTTCCCGGGCGGTAATCTTGTTTCCGGTCAGTTCAAGGACACTCGCCGGAGGTCCGATGAAGACAATCCCGGCCTTTTCACATGCCCTGGAAAAGGCGGGGTTTTCAGATAGAAAGCCATAGCCGGGATGAATTGCCTCGGCACCGCTGGCTTTGGCAATCTCAATAATCTTATCCATATTGAGATAGGATAATGTGGCGGGGGCAGGGCCGAGTAAAAAGGCCTCGTCGGCGTAGCAAGTGAAAAAAGCATCTTTATCAGCCTCGGAATATACAGCAACGGTATTAATGCCCAGTTCGCGGCAGGCACGCATGACGCGTACCGCTATTTCACCGCGATTAGCTACAAGGATTTTGCTGATCATAAGCGGGTGTCTCCCTGAATGATTGTTCAGCTTATATTAACACAAACGGCGGGGTGTATTAAATAGAACCAACCAGCCCAGTCAGACAAAACAGCGGGAACTCAAATTAAAAGTTCCCGCTGTTAGGATTAGTTTGTTGAATGAATGGATCAGGCTGCCCGGCTATACCCTTCTTTGGTGGCTGCCATATCGATGTTTGCGGTTATGATGTCTTCAGCGGCTGGGACTGATTCACGCTGCAATTTACGTTCGTCTGTAGTTTTCAAGTATGATTTGCAGGTATCACAGACTTCGGCCATATGGGCCTTGTCATCACCTAAAGTCATTTGTCTGATTTCAACCCGCTCAGGGTTCTCGCACACCGGGCATTTATGGCGGGGATAGGGCCATTGACTACGGCACAGGCCGCAATAAAGCTTCCGGTAACCCTTTTCATCGTGTATAACCCCGTAACGGGCCGGTGAACCACAGAAAGGGCAGACACCCTTGGTCCACGGGACTTCCCGATTTATGAAAACCGGAAAATAAGATTCGGCGGCATGTTCATAAAAAGGTACCAGCAGATTGTGTAGAAAGAAAGCAATGGTTTCGGCATTGTAGCCACTGCCCTCGGCCAGGGCTTCAAGGTCAAGTTCGTTTTCCATCAGATTAGCAGCTATGGAGGAAACATCATCTCCTTGAAGCTGTGGCAGGTTCAAGATACGTTCAAGGGGAAAGGCTACACCTGCTGTGTCACTAAAGGCCGTTGCCATCTTTGCCGCAGCCTGCCGAAAAACATCACCGGGAATTGCCGGCACCTTGTCACCCAGGGCTGAGGTTTCGGCATTAAGGTTATCCATACCCCAGGCTGAAACGGCAGGAGCCGGTCCGAGACTGGCTCGAACCGACTCCTGAATATCCAGTATTCTTTGGTTTAGGCCGATAAGCGGCTCCAATTGAGGCTGCTCATTCTGATATTTTTGTAACTCAGAACGACAGATGGAATAATCAAAGCTACTCACTTAGGCCGGTACAACCTCGGGATCCATTTTAGCTACCGACGCCGGCAATCCGGCCTTTTGTTCTGATAAGACCGGCAGGTATTTGGCCGCCAGGCGGAAGACGTACATCGCACCGGCGACTAAACCTAAGGTGAAGATGAACTCCCATACAGTTGGGAAATACTCTCCAACCCGGGCCGGAGCGTGGGATACAACCAGGGTGCTGATGCGGTTAAGCATGATACCCAGGATGATCAGTCCCGAAATCCACATCAATCCGGCACGAGATTCCCGAACTTTCTTGATGGCGATAAGGATGATCGGAATTACGGCACCTAACGCAATTTCAGCTGCGAATAAAGCACCGAATTCATCCATAGCGAAAGCCGACAGATTACCGCCCTGAGCCAGGTCATAGAACCGGACACCAAGCCAGACCACCAGAATTCCGGCAGCTATGGGCATAAGCTTGGCGAAGACGTCCAGTCTGGTGGTCAGTTTCCATGATTTGGCAATAATCAGGCCAAAGAAGGTTAGCACTGCCAGACCGAGAGCCATGGCCGAGATAACAAACAGGTATCCCATCATATGCTGATGCCACAGCGGATGCTGATCCGGAGTAATCAGGAAGAGAGCACCCAGGGAAGATTGATGCAAGAATGACAGGATGATACCAAAAGAGACCAGCGGGATAGCCAGGAAGTGCTGGATTTTGGCCGCGCTTTTGAATCCGATACGTTCAAAAATATTGGGACTGAATTCAAGGTAGAGTACGGTGAGATACATCATGACGCACCACCCCACCTCAAACATGATGGAATTGTGTTGCCACATCCATAAGGGATGAACAATCAGCGGTGTCCGGCCGAGATCCACCGCGATACCGATGGCGCCAATGGTGTAACACAGTGCCGCAATCAGGATGGCCGGTTTTACCAGAGGTCGGAATGTCTCAATCCGGAAGATGTAGACCAGGGCAGCCAGCACGAAGCCACCGGCGGCGCTGGCAATATAGACACCGATGTCAAAGGCTACCCAAAGGCCCCATGGCCAGTTGTCAGACAGATTGGTGATTGCTCCGAGGCCGAAGACCAGCTTGGCAACCAGAACGCCGATGGCGCCCAGCCCAAGAAGAATCTGGACTACACCCCAGAAGCTGAACAACGGAATATTTCTGTTATTCACCTAGTGAGTTCCTCCTTTTCCGGAAGTTAATTCGCCTTTGGCTTTAAGTCGCATGGTGCGGAAGTAATAAGTTCCCGCTAAAAACACCGCAATACCCGCTATTTCATAAGGGATCTTTGAAAGGAAATCCCAAGTGAAATCGGGATGAGGCTCATTTTCCACTTCTGGAAAGCCGATGTCAAGTGGTGAAACGCCAGCCAGGAACATTACCTGAGTGCCGCCAGCTTCGTTTTCACCATAGATGTGATTATAGTATTTGTCCGGGCGTTGCTGAATGCGGTTTTTGGCCAGCGAAAGCAACTGTTCCCGTTCGCCGTAAAAAATGGCGCTGGGCGGACAGGTCTTGGAACAGGCGGGCTCCTCGGTGGGATTGCCGGTCTCGGCGCGGTCCCAGCACATGGTGCACTTGGCGATTTTGTTCCAGTTGTCAATATTGCCGTCCTCGTCGTACCAGGTGAACTTGGGGATGTCAAAGGGGCAGGCATTCTGGCAGTAGCGGCAGCCGATGCATTTGCCTTCTTCCCAGACGACCCGGCCGTTATCCAGTTTCTGGAGGGCACCGACCGGGCAGACCGACACGCAGGCCGGATGAATGCAGTGCATACAACGTTTGGAAACGAAGTGCCATGAAATTTCCCCGTTAGGTTTGGGGATCTCAAAGAACTCTACATGGACGTATGTATGCGCGTTTGTCTCAATCGGATTGGTCATGCTCGGGTTGTAGGAAGTTTCCACCGCCGGTTTCAGATTCCATTGCTTGCAGGCACTCTGGCAACCGCGGCAACCGGTACACCTGACTGTATCAATTAATAGTCCTTTAGCCATGGCTTAGCTCCCCCTCTTGATAACCGGAGGCTCAATGGGTTTGGCCCTGCCGGTGTATTTCGGCAAATCACCGCTGCCGACGCGCTCAATTTTGACCAGGAAAGCCTTGGATTCCGGAATGGTAGTGTTGGCATCGCCGGCATTGGGTGCGAGGGTATTGGCACTTTCACCGACGCTGAGCCCAGCCCAGCCCCAGTGCCAGGGCATACCGACCTGGTGGATGATTTTGCCGGCCAGATTGAAGGGCTTGAAGCGCTTGGTGACCATAGCTGCCAGTTCAATGCTACCGCGGGCAGAGCTGATTTTTACCATATCACCCTGTCCAATACCCTTTTCGTCCGCCAGCTCTTCGCTGATTTCAACAAAGGGTTTGGGTACCATTTCTACCAGCCACGGCAGATTGCGGGTCATGCCGCCTGACTGCCAGTGTTCTACCAGACGGAAAGTCGTGCAGACAATGGGATATTCAGCGCGTGACCCTTTAACATCCAAACCGCCTTCCCAGATGGTAAAGGTGGGGTTATCCTGCTGTCCGCTCATGGCGTTATCAACCGGGCTTTCCCACGGTTCATAGTGTTCCGGGAAAGGTCCATCAATCAAACCGGGGCCGAAGACACTGGCTACTCCGTCTGTCTTCATGATGAAAGGCAGGTTGCCGCCCAAGCCCATTGGAGGTGCCGCATTGTCGGGTACATCACCTTGCCAGGCCCCGGTTTCAGTATTCCACTTGATCACCGGTTTGGTCGGGTTCCAGGGCTGACCGTCAAGGTCAACCGAGCAGCGGTTATAGATGATGCGGCGGTTAATTGGCCAGGCCCAGGCGTATTTGGAGTTAAGTCCGATGTTGAATGGGCTGTCATCCAGGTCTCGGCGGGCGGCCAGGTTTCCGGTCTCGTTGTAGCTGCCGCAATAGAGCCAGTTGCCGCTGGTGGTGGTGCCGTCCGCTTTCAGCGAGACAAAATTGGTAACCAGCTTGCCAGTGGTCAGGTCATAACCGTTGTTTTCCTTGGCGACCTGGTGCGGATCAACGTGAGTACCGTAATCCCAGGCCATTTTGGTGATGGCTTCGCGGTTAGGGGCGCTCGCATCGGCATTATAAAGCTCACGCAGTTCCACCATAAGCTTGTTGATCATGTCCAGATCCGGCATGGCGTCTCCAGGCGGTTCAACTGCCTTGTAACGCCATTGCATCCAGCGGGAGGAATTAGTGACCGAACCTTCCTTCTCGTAAGAGCAGGCGGCCGGCAACAGGAATACTTCGGTATTGATGCTGGAGGGATCAACGCCCGGTCGTTTCCAGAAGTTGGCGCTCTCAATCTCCCACAGGTCAGAACAGATTACCCAGTCCAGTTTTTCCATGGCCTTGATGGTCTGGGTGTTATTCGGGCCGCTGACGATCGGGTTCATACCCCAGATCATCAGGCCTTTAATGCCGCCCTCATACATATTTTTAAACAGCGGGATCCAGGAGTAGTTTTTACCGGCATCGGCTTTAGGCAACCATTGATAACCGAATTCATTTTCCGGGGTGCCGTTATCGCCGTACCATGTTTTTAACATGCTGACGGTATATTTCGGCCGGTTCTTCCACCAGTTCAAACTCTTGGGGTCGTTTGAAACCGGCGTAGTACGGGTGTTGTAGGCGGCCAGGGTGACATCCGTATCCAGGAACATCGGCAGGTAACCCGGGAGGATATGGAACAACAGGCAGTAATCGGTGGCACCCTGTACATTAGATTCACCGCGCAGGGCGTTGATACCGCCGCCGGCAACACCGACGTTACCCAGCAAGAGCTGCAGAATGGAATAAGCGCGGATGATCTGAGCGCCGTAGGTGTGCTGGGTGGCGCCCATGGCGTACATGACGGTCATCGCTTTATCCGGCCTACCGGTTTCGGTGACCAGATCGGCAATTTCCTGGAGCTTGGCTTCGGGGATACCGGCAATTTCGTTAGCTTTGGCGAAGGTGTAACGGGAGAAATGCCGTTTCATGAGTTGGAAGACACAGTTGGGATCCTGAAGCGTTTTGTCCCGGATCGGAACGCCGTTTCCATCCAACTGGAAAGCCCAGGTGGATTTATTGTAGTTGCGAGTGGCTTCGTTGTAACCACTGAACTGTCCATCCATGTCAACCGGGCCCTTGAAATCCGGATTAACCAAGAACGGGGCGTTGGTGTATTCCTGGATGTAGGTCATGTTGTAGTGTTCAGGTCTGGCTTCAATATCTTTAATGACATAATTAATAAGTGCGCCGATGACCGCAATATCGGTTCCAGAGCGCATGGGGGCATAGATATCAGCCTTCGCCGAAGATCGGGTGAAACGGGGGTCAATTGAAACAATTTTGGCGCCGCTGGTTTGTGCCCGCAATATGTGAGTGTAAGAAGCCGGGTGATTCTCAGCGGGGTTGGCACCGATTATCAGAACAAGATTGGCATTCTGAACATCAGTCCAGTGGTTGGTCATAGCACCGCGTCCGAACGATTCCGCCAAACTGGCGACAGTGGAGGAATGTCAGAGGCGCGCCTGTGTCTCCATGTACACAATACCCAGACTGCGAAGCATTTTGACAAGGAGTTGGCATTCTTCGTTGTCAAAGCATGATGCACCAACCATGGCGATTGCTTCAGTCCGATTTACCAGATTACCCTTGGTGTTTTTTTCAATCCAGTTTTCATCACGGGTTTTCTTGATGCGTTTGGCCATTTCAGTGATAGCCCAATCCCATTCCTTTTCCTCCCACTCGGAGGCGCCGGGGGCACGATATTGGACTTTCTTTAATCGCCGTGGATTGTTGTGAATCTGGGCGATAGCCGCACCCTTGGAGCAGGCGCCGCCCTGATTGACCGGATGATTGGGATCGCCTTCAAGATTGGTCAGACGGCCCTGCTCATCTGTGTAGCACAGAAAGCCGCATCCTGAGGCGTCGTAAGGACAGATAGTGTAGGTTTCTTTCGTCCAACTGGGACGATCGTTCACCGGGGCGGCCGATACGGCCATGGGACCCCTGAAAAGGCCTGCGGTAGCAAAGAGTCCGGCAACTCCGCCGCTGGCCTTCAGGAAGTCCCGTCTGGTGACTTGAGACTTCATGGATACCCTCCTATTTTATTTTTAAATCATATACCTGCGCCGAATCATTACGGCGTATACTGAATTTACCGCGGCATCCACCCCTAGTACTAGTAAGGTACTAATCCCGCTGCCCGTAATAATAGCACCCAAAAGCATAACTGTAAATATCCGGTTTTAGCACCGCCAATTGTTTTTCCAACAATGTCTAAGGATTTCCGACAAAAAATAGTAATAATATTATAACCTGTAGGGCTTTGGATTCAAAATTCGTGATAAAAATAGGCAAGTTAGCGGGTTTTGCGTCGTCTCCGACCGATGCCTAGCAGCCGGCGTAACCATAAAGGCTGTGGTTTAATTGTGGAGCGTTCCAAGATTAATTTTTCATATTCCGCCGGTTTATAACTGCTGTCCCGAGGCTGCTGCGGCAGAGAAAAGCCTTTGATGCCCCACATTATGGTTACGTCCAATTTTTCCGGCAGCGATTGCCCTTCATCAACCAGATAAAATAATTCCACTCGTGTCTTGTCCGGCAGCAGGGTGAAAAAATCCCCCTTATGCTTTTCTTCACGGCGTTTTAACACTGCCAGCGGCGGAACATCCGCCAGGCCGATATGGGCCATAAGTTTATCCGGTTCCAGTTTAAGCTGACGCGGGGTCTGTCGGGATTGATAAACCTTGTTTTTCAAGTGGCAGAAATCAATCAGTGCGTTTGAATTGATGTTAATCAGTCTGAACTCGGGATTTGTTGATGAAATTGCAGTTATGGCAACACTCAGGTAAGGGGCGTTGGCCGGAGTGTTGAGAACGGCCGTTACTTTCTCCCAGACGGCGGATGGGAAGATCACGCCGCAAAGAGTGCCTTCATGATTAACGCCCCAGTACAGCACCTTTTTGGGCGCCGGCGCCGAAACAGCTCCGCCCCATAACAGCAGGTAGGTATCTTTCGCGGTGTTCATCAGGGTGTCATTTTATCGGGCTTTGCACGGTGCGTCAACGAGCAGGGAAGCCTTGACGAGATATCCACTTTAGGCTAGCCTTAGCTGATTTTCTGATGGGGGACGATATGAGGCAACTGCTCCGTAAAACGCTGATACTCACGGTCATTCTTTTATTGTGGTTACTTTCTGCCTGCGCAGCGGGCCCTTCCTACGTTGAGATTTATACCCCGCAGACAAATCCGGCCATTTTTGAAAATATCATTATTGAAGGTGACGTACAACTGCCCGGCATTTATCCGCTGACAGCCGGCGATACACTGGAAGCGCTGCTGGAGGCCGCCGGAGGTAGTACCGGTGGTTCAATTTTCAAGCTGGTGGTTGGGACTGACGCTAATGTATCGCAAAAGGTAAATCTAAATACCGCGCCGAATTGGCTGCTTACTGCCTTGCCCGGAGTCGGGGAGGCCAAGGCAAATGCCATTATTGAATATCGGGCGGCCAACGGGGCGTTTATCAATATCATGGAGCTCATGAAGGTGCCCGGTTTCGGCCAGGGGCTTTTTGACTCCCTCAAAGACTTGATTACGGTGGCGGGTTAAGCTGTGGCGCTGATTACCCTGTCGCTGGCCTGGGTGACGGGGGTTTGGTTGGGGTCCATGGTCACTCCCTCATTCTGGTGGTTGCTGGCAGCGGTGCTGCCCGGCATTTTGATCCTCCTGCGAAAATGGCGGCGTGCCGGATTTATTATCGGACTGGCGGTGCTTCTGCTCACTGGTGGCGCTTATTCCAACCAATCAGGGCTGGAGCCAGATGATGCAGGTCATATCTCCTGGTACACCGGAGGTGCCTATAATATTGAAGGCACTGTCAGCCGGATGCCGGAGGCCAAAGAAAAATCCCAGGCGCTGCGTCTGACTGACCTCGTAATTCAAACCGATAGTAACCGGCAGTGGGTTACCGGCGCGATGCTGGTCTATGTGCCTCCTTTCCCGGAGTTCGTTTATGGTGACCGGATCACCGTGTTTGGCCGCCTGTCGGAGCCGCCGATTTTTGAGACCTTTGACTGGAGCGCCTATCTGGTTCGTGATGAAGTGTATGCTACGGTGCTTTATCCGGAGGTCACCGCCGTTGACCCGGGCCACGGCAATTCTTTACTGGCTGGTATCTATAATCTGCGGCAGGCGCTGGCCGATGGAATGGAAAGTGTCCTCCCGGAGCCGCAGGCGTCTCTGGCTCAGGGTTTGACGCTGGGTATCCGGTCGGGCATTCCCGACGACGTCCGGCAGAACTTTGCCGACTCCGGTACTGCTCATCTACTGGCCATATCCGGGTTGCATCTGGGTATCATCGCCGGGGCGATATTGCTGGTTACCCGGGGGCTGCTGGGGCGCCGCGGCTATTGGTATGTCTGGCTGGCGATGGCCGGCATCTGGGGTTTTGTCATCCTGTCCGGTTTGGCGCCGCCGGTGGTCCGGGGCGCGGTGATGGCTTCTGTTTTTCTACTGGCCGAACTGTTCGGCCGGCAGAAGTCGGCGCTACCGGCCTTGTGCCTGACCGCGGCGGTTATGACGGCGGCTAATCCGCAGTTGCTCTGGTCGGCTTCATTTCAAATGACCTTTGGCGCCATGGCCGGGTTAATTTTCCTGTTGCCGCCACTGGAACACCTGGTTCGGCAACTGGCCGCCCGTTTTCCCGGAACCGGCAGCCGGTTCTACGGGATGGTATATTATCCTGCTGCCGGACTGGCAGTCACCACCGCGGCTATTGCTGGCGTCGCCCCATTAATTGCCTACTACTTCGGCGGTGTATCCATGACCGGCGGTATCGCCACGCTGGCCGCAATGCCAGTGGTGCCGCTGGTTATCTTCGGCGGGCTGGCCACCGGGGCGGTTGCTCTGGCCAGTAATTTGCTGGCCGTACCGCTGGCCGGGATAACGTGGCTCGGTCTGACCTATTTGCTGAATGTCGCCCGGGTATTTTCTCAGCCGTCAGTGCCCGGTTTTGGTGACTTTGATGCGCTGTTCATCTGGGGGTTTTACGCTGTCATGGCGCTGGCAGCCTGGCAGTTCAACCGCTGGTATCGGCAGCAGGGCGAGGCTGAACGGCCTAAAAAAGCGAATGGCTTTAACTGGAAAATGGCTGTACCTTCAGTGATACTGGCGGCGGTGCTGGTCTCGGCGGGGCTATTTACTCCCGCCGATGAGCGTTTACGGGTGGTCTTTCTGGATGTCGGGCAGGGAGATGCGGTGTATATTCGGACTCCGGCCGGTCAGGATATCCTGATTGACGGCGGACCTTCACCCCAACGTCTGGTCCAGGAACTGGGCCGTCAGATGCCTTTCTGGAACCGGACCATTGAACTGGTGGTGACCACCCACGCCGATGCTGACCATCTGACCGGGCTGCTGGAAGCCCTGAAACGCTATAAGGTCAATCAGGTGGTGCATTCCGGTGCTGCCGGCGACACCCAGCTTTATGAAGAATGGGCTGGACTGATTACTGAACTGGACATCCCTTATGACCAGGTCGGTGCGGGTCAGCGCATTCGGCTGGCGGGCAATCTGGAATTTGAAGTGCTTAACCCCTTTAACGGCACCACTGGTGATACTAATGAAGCCTCGTTGGTGCTGAGTCTGACTTATGACGAGGTATCCTTCCTGTTTACCGCCGACCTGCCGGCTGAGATTGAACGGGAACTAATCTATCGCCGGTTGCTGCCTGATATCACGGTACTGAAGGTGGCTCATCACGGCTCTGCCGGTTCCACCAGCAATGCTTTTCTGACCGTCAGCCGACCGGAACTGGCGGTGATTCAGGTGGGTAAGAACAGCTACGGCCATCCAGCAGCAGATGTGATAACGTCTCTGGAATCGTGGGTGGTCCCAGACGGCGTGTACCGGACCGATTTGTCCGGCACCATCGCCATGGTAACCGACGGCCGCACTATCTGGCTGGAACAGAACTAATACATCAGGCCGTCGGGTCAACCGTAATAGCCCCGGTAGGGCACTGGAACTCACAACCGCCTAATTGGTCGCATTTATCCGGGTCGGTGACCCGGCACGTATCGGTTTCCGGGTCAATCTCCAGTATCTGTCTGGGGCACATGGCCACACAGATGCCGCAGCCGGTACACAGGTCTTGTTCAATGGTAACTTTGTCTGCCAATTTGGGGATTCTCCTATGATTAATTTCTGATATAACGCAGTTCCACGGCACCGCCCATTACAGCAGCGCGTTTTTCAACTTTCAGGCCGATTTTAGTAGTCAGTGCCTCCAGTCCTCCCGCCGCCTGATAGGCCTTGAAGCAAGCGTAATGGTCGCCGCCGACCAGCCCCTCCAACAGGCGGATAAACCATTTGGCCGGAACACCGAAGTCCGCCAGCACCAGGACGCCGCCTTTTTTGACCACCCGCCGCATTTCTTCAATAACCTGAAGCTGGATTTCCGGCGGCTTTTCGTGGAGAGCCAGTGATATGGTAGCGTAATCAAAGGACCGGCTCTTGAATAGCAAGGCCGCTGCGTCGGCTGTCTGGAAACTGATGTTTTCCCGCCTGGTGCGCCGCTTGTTAGCTTCAGCCACGGCAATCATCCTTTCATCCAGGTCAATGCCGTAAACCTCCAGACCCAATCCGGCAATATGCATGGCCTGGTCTCCGGTACCGCAACAGACATCTAAAACCTTCTCCCCGGGCTGCATCCCGGCGAACTCCGGTATCCCTTTCCGCAAATCTTTCAGCGCTCGGTCAATAAACAGGGAATAGAACCTGGCCATCATCCCTGAAACTCTTCTTTTATTATGCTATACAATGCGGCGTCAAAGAACTCGCCGCGGTGCAGAAAAAACCGGCGGCGGCAGCCTTCATACTTCATGCCGAGTTTCTGCATCACCCGGCCGGAAGCGATATTGGGGGCGAGGTGATGGGCGATAACTGATTCCAGTCCCAGTGTTTTGAAGGCATACCTGATGACCGCCTGTCCGGCTTCGGTGGCATAGCGCTGTCCCCAATATTCGCGGCCGATCCAGTAACCCATTTCAGCGCGTTTATGTTCCGGGGTCAGCACCAGCCCGATGGCGCCGATGATGTTCCGGGTGGTTTTATCGGTGATGGCGAAGACAATCTCCTGGCCGAAATCAAACTTTTCCTGATGGGTGGATATCCATTCTGCGGCGGCATATTTAGGGTAGGGGTAAGGGATGGCCGGAATATAACGGGACAGTTCCTCGTTATCAGCCAGGCGGGTTACTTCATCGGCATCCGCGGTGGTGAAGGGCCGGAGCCGGAGTCTTTCAGTTTCAAGTGTTGGACGAATCATTTATTTACAAAAGTTATTATAGCATCGGGGCGGATTTCGGCCAATTTACCCGTTCGTCGTCTGTCGCCTTCGGTGTAATTGACACCTATAAACTTGTATGGTACTTTGAAGTATAGTGCGTTTGAGGCACGTTGAATTTAAAGGAGTTCCACATGCAGGAAAAGGTTAAGGAAGTTTTGGAAAAAGTCCGTCCCAATTTGCAGGCTGACGGCGGTGACGTTGAGTTCGTCAGTGTCAGTGAAGATGGTGTCGTCACGGTTAAGCTGACCGGCAGTTGCGCCGGTTGCCCCATGTCTCAGATGACCCTCAAGAACGGCATTGAGCGCCTGTTGAAGAAGGAAATCCCTGAGGTTAAGGAAGTCGTTTCTGCGGCCTAAGCCGTCTACTCGTCTTTCCACACTGAAGCCCGCTGGTTACAGCGGGCTTTTTGTGTTTAAAAATGACCGGTCGGGCGGGACAGGCATACTTGCCTCCGGCGGGTAAGGTCAAAGTTCCACCAGCGCCTGAACGCTGATGCTAGTCTTCGGTTTCCAGCTTGAAAGCCTCGTGGAGGGCCTGCACCGCTTCGGTCACCCGGCCTTTATCAATCAGGACGGTGATGCGAATCTCGGAAGTGGCAATCAGGCCGATATTGATGCCGGCATCGGTCAGGGTGCGGAACATCTTGGCGGCATAGCCGGGCGAACTCTGGATGCCGGTGCCCACAATGCTGACCTTGCCGATGTTGGGATCGGCGACGATGTCCGTAGCCCCCAGTTCCTCAGCGATGGGTTTAATGACCTCCATAGCACGTGGCAGGCAGGACTCGGCGACGGTGAAGGTCAGGTCGGTGATACGCTGGACGGAGGCGTTCTGCACGATGGTATCAACGCTGATGCCGGCCCGCGCCATCGGTTCAAAGACTGAAGCGGCGAT from Dehalogenimonas sp. W includes the following:
- a CDS encoding 4Fe-4S dicluster domain-containing protein: MAKGLLIDTVRCTGCRGCQSACKQWNLKPAVETSYNPSMTNPIETNAHTYVHVEFFEIPKPNGEISWHFVSKRCMHCIHPACVSVCPVGALQKLDNGRVVWEEGKCIGCRYCQNACPFDIPKFTWYDEDGNIDNWNKIAKCTMCWDRAETGNPTEEPACSKTCPPSAIFYGEREQLLSLAKNRIQQRPDKYYNHIYGENEAGGTQVMFLAGVSPLDIGFPEVENEPHPDFTWDFLSKIPYEIAGIAVFLAGTYYFRTMRLKAKGELTSGKGGTH
- a CDS encoding formate dehydrogenase accessory protein FdhE, whose translation is MSSFDYSICRSELQKYQNEQPQLEPLIGLNQRILDIQESVRASLGPAPAVSAWGMDNLNAETSALGDKVPAIPGDVFRQAAAKMATAFSDTAGVAFPLERILNLPQLQGDDVSSIAANLMENELDLEALAEGSGYNAETIAFFLHNLLVPFYEHAAESYFPVFINREVPWTKGVCPFCGSPARYGVIHDEKGYRKLYCGLCRSQWPYPRHKCPVCENPERVEIRQMTLGDDKAHMAEVCDTCKSYLKTTDERKLQRESVPAAEDIITANIDMAATKEGYSRAA
- a CDS encoding acetyl-CoA carboxylase biotin carboxylase subunit, giving the protein MISKILVANRGEIAVRVMRACRELGINTVAVYSEADKDAFFTCYADEAFLLGPAPATLSYLNMDKIIEIAKASGAEAIHPGYGFLSENPAFSRACEKAGIVFIGPPASVLELTGNKITAREEAVKAGVPVIPGTGECPADFSVLQDELGDIGYPLIVKPAGGGGGIGMVIARNDNDLQRALSSSPEMAKKYFGVSSVYIEKYIEKPRHIEFQILADTKGNVVHLGERECSIQRFHSKVIEEAPSTALSVELREQMGTAAVNLARSIGYVGAGTIEFIFSEGRYYFLEVNARIQVEHAVTEMTTGIDLVKEQINIATGLDLSVKQEDIKHYGWAIECRVNAEDPLRNFMPSPGKISGYRSPGGVGIRVDSGVHQGYDIPDCYHPMISKLVAWGIDRNEAIKRMRRALSEYIIVGVDTNLTLHKAIMENPRFVSGDLDTDFIAREVSLLADMQKVKERDKPAQIRMSRIFEELS
- the nrfD gene encoding NrfD/PsrC family molybdoenzyme membrane anchor subunit yields the protein MNNRNIPLFSFWGVVQILLGLGAIGVLVAKLVFGLGAITNLSDNWPWGLWVAFDIGVYIASAAGGFVLAALVYIFRIETFRPLVKPAILIAALCYTIGAIGIAVDLGRTPLIVHPLWMWQHNSIMFEVGWCVMMYLTVLYLEFSPNIFERIGFKSAAKIQHFLAIPLVSFGIILSFLHQSSLGALFLITPDQHPLWHQHMMGYLFVISAMALGLAVLTFFGLIIAKSWKLTTRLDVFAKLMPIAAGILVVWLGVRFYDLAQGGNLSAFAMDEFGALFAAEIALGAVIPIILIAIKKVRESRAGLMWISGLIILGIMLNRISTLVVSHAPARVGEYFPTVWEFIFTLGLVAGAMYVFRLAAKYLPVLSEQKAGLPASVAKMDPEVVPA